CCTTTTTGCAATACTGATTCACAGAAACTTAATACGGACAGTATAAAAGCATCTCTTTATTTAAGGGCTATATTTCCTGGCTTATCTGACCTTGTTAATCTCGACAGTAAAGCAAAAGAGATTATTGCCAATGCAAATCAAAAAATTTTATTTTCCCTTCGTACCGGTGAAAAGGCATTTTTAAAAATTAAAGATGGGACTGTAACATATTCACCCGAGAAAGATGAGAGTCCGACCATTCATCTCCTCCTTCTCAATCCGACGCATGCAGTTCAAGTTTTTGAACAGGGTAAAATACCTATTCCCTTAAAAGGTTTCACCCATATTTCATTTCTCAAAAAGGGCTTTGATGCTCTAACAAAAAGATTAGAATATTATCTAAAAAGTGGACAAAATTATTCAGAAGAGGAACGGAAAATATATGCGATACTTCAATTAAAAACCGCATTAAGAGCAGCAGAAGTTCTTGCTGAAAAAGATGACATTTCAAAGAAAATTCTTGCAGGCACTCCCGCAGGGATACTTAAAATTTCCATTGAAAGTATTGGTTTTTCTGCTTATTTTGGATATATTCAAGGTCGCTGGCAATTTATAGATGAAATATCTCCTCAAGGAGTTACATCAACATTAAGTTTAAACGACTTAGAGACTGCCGAGCTTCTACTCAACAACAAATTAGACACCTTTGCAGGATTAGGTCTTGGAAAGATTCATATTTCAGGGATAATCCCAATTATTGACAATGTTGGTCTTGTATTAGGAAGAATCACAGAATACATTTCATAGATGGATAAGGAGCCTGATTTATGCAAGTATATGAATATCATCAAAATCAAACGTGGTTTGAACGAGCAGTTCGTGTTATTCCATGCGGTGTTTATGGGCATTTCAGCCCTGCACCCTGTGTTCCCACCAATGCCTATCCCTTTTTTAGTACGAAAGCTGATGGCTGTCGTTTTTGGGACGTAGATGGAAATGAATTTATTGATTATATGTGTGCTTATGGTCCTATGATTCTTGGCTACCACAACCCCGTAGTAGACGAGGCATTCATTAACCAATTAAAGCAAGCAGATGTAAATAGTATTGCCTCAACCAAAATGGTCGAGTTAGCCGAACTTTTGGTTGATTTAATACCCGTTGCAGATTGGGCATTCTTTGCCAAGAATGGTGCGGATGTAACAAACTATGCTGTAATGATAGCACGTGCTGCTACTGGTAGAAAGAAAATCATTGCTATTAAAGGTGGCTACCACGGAACCGCACCATGGATGCAAGGCATAGGACATCCTGGCGTTACGGAGGAAGATGTGGCAAATGTGATTCGTATTCCATGGAATGATATTAAAGCGTTGGAGCAGGTATTAGAAGAAAATTATGGTCAAGTGGCAGGTTTTATATCATCTCCTTATCATCACCCAGTTTTTGCGGATAATGAATATCCTGCAGAAGGATATTGGTCTGCTGTACAAAATCTACTCCGAAAACATGGTGTTATTCTAATATGTGATGATGTTCGGGCAGGTTTCCGTCTCCATTTAGGAGGTTCCAATGAATTTTTCAAATTTAAGCCCGACCTTATCTGTTTCTGCAAAGCCATCGCAAATGGCTATCCTATCTCCGCATTGGTCGGCAAAGAAGAACTAAGGGTTACCGCATCCAAAGTCTTTCATACAGGTAGTTACTGGTATTCTGCGGCATATATGTCGGCAGCTATTGCTAATTTACAAGAGTTAAAACGATTGAATACACCAGAACATTTGTATAACCTCGGTGTAAAATTTAATGATGGTTTGATTAAAATAGCAAAAGACCATGGCTTTAACTTAAAAGTTACTGGGCATCCTGCAATGGCATATTATCGCATAACAGATGACCCAACATTTCAACTTCACCAAAAATGGTGTGCAGAATGCACGAAACGAGGTGCCTTCTTTACATCTCATCACAATTGGTTCTTATCTATGGCTCATACTGAAAGTGATATTCAAAAGACATGGGAAATTTGTGATGACGCTTTCAAATCCATAAAATCATCTATGTAAAATAAACCATAAATAATAAGGAGTTGTAATCTATGCCTTTATCGGAACATGAACATAATGAACTACGTAAGATTGCAAAAAAAATTAGAAAAGATATTGTAGATGTCACACACTGGTCGGGTGGCTCTCATATTGGTGGGTCTTTAAGTATGGTTGATTTTATGGTGGTATTATATTGGAAATATCTCCGTATTGACCCTAAAAATCCGAATTGGGAAGACCGGGATCGCTTGGTTCTAAGCAAAGGGCATGGTGGTGTTGGCCATGCAGTTATTTTAGCGAATCGTGGTTACTTTGATTTTGAACTTCTTAAAGAATTTAACCAATTTGGTTCCCCTTTTGGTATGCATTTGGATTCTAAAAAAGCCATTGGTGTTGAGGCTTCTACGGGCTCTATGGGACATGGTCTTTCACAGGCGTTAGGGATGGCATTAGGAGCAAAGGTATTGAAAAAAGATTGGAGAATATATGCAGTTTTAGGTGATGGTGAATGCAATGAAGGTTCCATCTGGGAAGCGGCAATGGCTGGAAATCACTATAAAGTAAATAATCTTATTGCATTTTTAGACCGCAATCACATGATGATTGATGGACCTACCGAATCTGTAATGAGTTTAGAGCCGTTAGATAAAAAATGGGAAGCCTTTGGGTGGTTTACTCAAGTCATAGATGGGCATAATATGCCTCAAATTTGTGAAGCCATCGATAAAGCACTCGCCTATACTAATGGCCCATCAATGATTATTTGCGATACTGTCAAAGGCAAAGGTGTAGATTTTATGGAAAACAACCCTGCATGGCACTATGGTGGCTTGAATGCGGAGTTGGCAGAAAAAGCCAAAGCGTCAATAGATAAAATGTATGAAGATTTAACATAAACATAACCTTAACATGATAGGAGAAAAACGATGAGCCCTGTGGGAGGACTTACATGGACAGTATATGATGCGGATAAAATGACCCAAGCAGAAACATATGGACTTATTTTGAGTGAGTTAGGCAAAATTAATCCTAAAATTGTAGGCTTGTCCGCAGATCTGGCAAAGTCGACCAAAATAGGCAAATTTGGAGAAAAGTTTCCAGACCGATTTTTCAACTTAGGTATAGCAGAGCAAAACATGTTTGGCGTAGCAGCAGGTTTGGCAAAAGTGGGGTTATTACCTTTTGTCTCTACATTCTCAGTATTTGCCTCGATGCGTGCGGTAGAATTTCTCAGAACCGACGTCTGCTACCAAAATTTGAATGTCAAAATCATTGCTACTCATGGAGGTACCTCTTTTGGCTCTGCTGGTACAACCCACCATTCCATTGAAGACCTTTCAATTATTCGTGCGATTCCCAATATACAATTAATTGTTCCTGCGGATGCGGTCGAAACTGCTTTAGCGGTACAAGCCTGTGTAGAAGTGGAAGGACCTGTTTATATACGTATTGGTCGTAGTTTTGAACCTCGTGTATACGAAACAGACCAATATGGTTTCACCATTGGCAAAGCGGTAGAAATGGCATCAGGAACAGACGTAACAGTTATCGCCTGTGGTGCGGTAGTTTATCATGCAGTGGAAGCGGCTAAAATATTAGGACGTGAAGATGGAATTTCAGTTCGAGTCCTCAATATGCACACCATAAAGCCAATTGACCGCGAAGCTATTATTAAAGCGATAACTGAGACACGACGAATTGTAACATTTGAAGACCACAATGTAATTGGAGGTTTAGGTAGTGCGGTAGCCGAAGTTATTGCAGAAAGTGGGAAAGCTTGTGCCTTTACCAAGGTTGGCATACCTGACCAATTTACACCCCATGGTTATCCAGAAGATTTGATGCATTACTATAAAATTGATACAGATGGTATTGTAGAAAAAGTAAGAGAATTATTGGGCAAAGAATTTGAAAAAGAAGAGGACTGGGAGGACGAATACTAATGACCACGAATGAAAAAGAACTGCTGATTTCTCAGATTATCTTTCGTGCTGTTTTAC
This is a stretch of genomic DNA from Candidatus Hydrogenedens sp.. It encodes these proteins:
- a CDS encoding aminotransferase class III-fold pyridoxal phosphate-dependent enzyme, yielding MQVYEYHQNQTWFERAVRVIPCGVYGHFSPAPCVPTNAYPFFSTKADGCRFWDVDGNEFIDYMCAYGPMILGYHNPVVDEAFINQLKQADVNSIASTKMVELAELLVDLIPVADWAFFAKNGADVTNYAVMIARAATGRKKIIAIKGGYHGTAPWMQGIGHPGVTEEDVANVIRIPWNDIKALEQVLEENYGQVAGFISSPYHHPVFADNEYPAEGYWSAVQNLLRKHGVILICDDVRAGFRLHLGGSNEFFKFKPDLICFCKAIANGYPISALVGKEELRVTASKVFHTGSYWYSAAYMSAAIANLQELKRLNTPEHLYNLGVKFNDGLIKIAKDHGFNLKVTGHPAMAYYRITDDPTFQLHQKWCAECTKRGAFFTSHHNWFLSMAHTESDIQKTWEICDDAFKSIKSSM
- a CDS encoding transketolase; translated protein: MPLSEHEHNELRKIAKKIRKDIVDVTHWSGGSHIGGSLSMVDFMVVLYWKYLRIDPKNPNWEDRDRLVLSKGHGGVGHAVILANRGYFDFELLKEFNQFGSPFGMHLDSKKAIGVEASTGSMGHGLSQALGMALGAKVLKKDWRIYAVLGDGECNEGSIWEAAMAGNHYKVNNLIAFLDRNHMMIDGPTESVMSLEPLDKKWEAFGWFTQVIDGHNMPQICEAIDKALAYTNGPSMIICDTVKGKGVDFMENNPAWHYGGLNAELAEKAKASIDKMYEDLT
- a CDS encoding transketolase C-terminal domain-containing protein is translated as MSPVGGLTWTVYDADKMTQAETYGLILSELGKINPKIVGLSADLAKSTKIGKFGEKFPDRFFNLGIAEQNMFGVAAGLAKVGLLPFVSTFSVFASMRAVEFLRTDVCYQNLNVKIIATHGGTSFGSAGTTHHSIEDLSIIRAIPNIQLIVPADAVETALAVQACVEVEGPVYIRIGRSFEPRVYETDQYGFTIGKAVEMASGTDVTVIACGAVVYHAVEAAKILGREDGISVRVLNMHTIKPIDREAIIKAITETRRIVTFEDHNVIGGLGSAVAEVIAESGKACAFTKVGIPDQFTPHGYPEDLMHYYKIDTDGIVEKVRELLGKEFEKEEDWEDEY